In Pseudomonas fluorescens, a genomic segment contains:
- a CDS encoding mannuronate-specific alginate lyase: MQKLLIPSLLGLAIFAGAASAAAPLRPPQGYFAPIEAFKTGDFKNDCDAMPTPYTGPLQFRSKYEGSDKARSTLNVQSEKAFRDSTADITKLEKDTSKRVMQFMRDGRPEQLECTLNWLTSWAKADALMSKDFNHTGKSMRKWALGSMASAYVRLKFSDSHPLANHQQESQLIEAWFNKLADQVVSDWDNLPLEKTNNHSYWAAWSVMATSIATNRRDLFDWAVKEYKVGVNQVDDQGFLPNELKRQQRALSYHNYALPPLSMIASFALVNGVDLRQENNGALKRLGDKVLAGVKDPEIFEQKNGKEQDMKDLKEDMKFAWLEPFCTLYTCAPDVLERKHGMQPFKTFRLGGDLTKVYDPAHEKGNKGS; encoded by the coding sequence ATGCAGAAGTTACTGATTCCATCGTTACTGGGCCTGGCGATCTTCGCCGGCGCGGCCAGCGCCGCCGCGCCACTGCGTCCACCCCAGGGCTACTTCGCACCGATTGAAGCGTTCAAGACCGGCGATTTCAAGAATGACTGCGATGCCATGCCCACGCCGTACACCGGCCCGCTGCAATTTCGCAGCAAGTACGAAGGCTCCGACAAGGCCCGCTCCACGCTGAATGTGCAGTCGGAAAAAGCCTTTCGCGACAGCACCGCCGACATCACCAAGCTGGAAAAAGACACCAGCAAGCGCGTGATGCAGTTCATGCGCGACGGTCGTCCGGAGCAGTTGGAATGCACGCTCAACTGGTTGACCAGCTGGGCCAAGGCTGACGCGTTGATGTCCAAGGACTTCAACCACACCGGCAAGTCCATGCGCAAATGGGCACTGGGCAGCATGGCCTCGGCCTATGTCCGCCTGAAGTTCTCCGACTCGCATCCGCTGGCCAACCACCAGCAGGAATCGCAACTGATCGAAGCCTGGTTCAACAAGCTGGCGGACCAGGTGGTCAGCGACTGGGACAACCTGCCGCTGGAAAAAACCAACAACCACTCCTACTGGGCCGCCTGGTCGGTGATGGCAACCTCCATCGCCACCAACCGTCGCGACCTGTTTGATTGGGCCGTGAAGGAATACAAGGTCGGCGTCAACCAGGTCGATGACCAGGGCTTTTTGCCCAACGAGTTGAAGCGTCAGCAACGCGCCCTGTCGTACCACAACTACGCGCTGCCGCCGCTGTCGATGATCGCCAGTTTTGCCCTGGTCAACGGGGTTGACCTGCGCCAGGAAAACAACGGCGCGCTCAAGCGCCTGGGCGACAAGGTGCTGGCCGGGGTCAAGGATCCAGAGATCTTCGAACAGAAGAACGGCAAGGAACAGGACATGAAGGATCTCAAGGAAGACATGAAATTCGCCTGGCTCGAACCCTTCTGCACCCTCTACACCTGCGCGCCGGATGTACTCGAACGCAAGCACGGGATGCAACCGTTCAAGACCTTCCGCCTCGGCGGCGACCTGACCAAGGTCTACGACCCAGCACACGAAAAAGGCAACAAAGGTTCCTGA
- a CDS encoding alginate O-acetyltransferase produces MHPHMIKLLSLSGLTLGLLAASQGVRADEIKAPTFTAEPCCSLCPAAHDAKNYTTRYQQNFTTLVQAQGDWLFRTQEDLRTEFDTSPAGYKRMQQLHDAFKAKGVELVVVYQPTRGLVNRNKLNPAEKASFDFDKALSNYKTMLGRFAKMGYVVPDLSPLTNEQLPDELPAHDFYFRGDQHWTPYGAQRTAKIVGAKVRAMPEFADIPKREFETKRSGRMGKTGTLHNMAGQLCGTSYAIQYMDQFTTEPKGEAGDGDLFSDSGNPQITLVGTSHSGKNYNFAGFLEEEIGADILNVAFPGGGLEGSMIQYLGSDEFQKTPPKILIWEFSPLYRLDQETIYRQMMALLDNGCEGKTAQMSASTTLKPGKNELLVNSSNKDLRNANHQVDIRFADPSVKTLQATLWYMNGRHEDIKIEKPETSDTDGRFAFELRTDEDWASQNLLAVEVQGPEAGAAAQKVEAKICTRNVFPSGGQKTASLGQ; encoded by the coding sequence ATGCACCCACACATGATCAAACTGCTGAGCCTCTCGGGTCTGACCCTCGGCCTGCTCGCGGCCAGCCAGGGCGTACGCGCCGATGAAATCAAGGCGCCGACCTTTACCGCCGAACCGTGCTGCAGCCTGTGCCCGGCCGCCCATGACGCGAAGAACTACACCACGCGCTACCAGCAGAACTTCACCACCCTGGTACAAGCCCAGGGCGACTGGCTGTTCCGTACCCAGGAAGACCTGCGCACCGAATTCGACACCAGCCCCGCCGGCTACAAACGCATGCAACAACTGCACGATGCGTTCAAGGCCAAAGGCGTGGAACTGGTGGTGGTCTACCAGCCGACCCGTGGCCTGGTGAACCGCAACAAGCTCAACCCGGCAGAAAAAGCCTCGTTCGATTTCGACAAGGCCCTGAGCAACTACAAGACCATGCTCGGCCGCTTCGCCAAGATGGGCTACGTGGTGCCGGACTTGTCGCCGTTGACCAACGAGCAACTGCCGGACGAATTGCCGGCCCACGATTTCTACTTCCGTGGCGACCAGCACTGGACCCCCTATGGCGCCCAGCGCACCGCGAAAATCGTCGGTGCCAAAGTGCGCGCGATGCCGGAGTTCGCCGATATTCCCAAGCGTGAGTTCGAGACCAAGCGCTCCGGACGCATGGGCAAGACCGGTACCCTGCACAACATGGCCGGGCAACTGTGCGGCACCAGCTACGCGATCCAGTACATGGACCAGTTCACCACCGAGCCCAAGGGCGAAGCGGGCGACGGCGACCTGTTCAGCGATTCGGGCAACCCGCAGATCACCCTGGTCGGCACCAGCCACAGCGGCAAGAACTACAACTTCGCCGGCTTCCTCGAAGAGGAAATCGGTGCCGACATCCTCAACGTCGCCTTCCCCGGCGGTGGTTTGGAAGGTTCGATGATCCAGTACCTGGGCAGCGATGAATTCCAGAAAACCCCACCGAAAATCTTGATCTGGGAATTCTCGCCGCTGTATCGCCTCGACCAGGAAACCATCTACCGCCAGATGATGGCGCTGCTGGACAACGGCTGTGAAGGCAAGACCGCGCAGATGAGCGCCAGCACCACCTTGAAACCCGGCAAGAACGAATTGCTGGTTAACAGTTCGAACAAAGACCTGCGCAATGCCAACCATCAGGTCGATATCCGCTTCGCCGATCCCTCGGTGAAAACCTTGCAAGCCACCCTCTGGTACATGAACGGGCGCCACGAGGACATCAAGATCGAGAAACCCGAAACATCCGATACAGACGGGCGTTTCGCCTTTGAACTGCGCACCGATGAAGACTGGGCCTCGCAGAACTTGCTGGCCGTGGAAGTGCAGGGCCCCGAAGCGGGCGCTGCCGCGCAGAAGGTCGAAGCGAAAATTTGCACACGCAACGTATTCCCAAGCGGCGGTCAGAAGACTGCCTCACTCGGGCAATGA
- the algG gene encoding mannuronan 5-epimerase AlgG translates to MGARAMIAHPFTGRCLLVTAMLMASATAFADTAQPVKAPTIAKELQQAKTYTISSPPTAPLEMAKPALPDLSGYTAAAMEKKIVRTKPGKISIRRMMQEDALKDFIGGDNKMAEWVVRQHGIPQAIFVDDGYMNLKDLLGKVPKQYLSETSPGVFLAKLPIVVGRKGILEIDKKTQELRLSQEAGSFLINDGQLFVRDTKVTGWSEKANGPALFTSPKAFRPFLLSWGGTETYISNTKMASFGYANSKSYGVSISQYTPNMAKVLKRPEPTGWIIDSEFSDMWYGFYCYETTGFVLKGNTYKDNIVYGIDPHDRSHGLIIADNTVYGTKKKHGIIISREVNDSFIFNNRSYDNKLSGLVIDRNSVNNLIADNEIYRNHTDGITLYESGDNLLWGNKVISNRRHGIRVRNSVNIKLYENTSMANGLTGVYGHIKDLTDTDRDIALDPFDAKVSLIVVGGELAGNGSGPLSIDSPLSIELYRVSMLAPTKSSGISFSGVLGDRQEEILDLLVRQQKAVLIDPVERQTEMQD, encoded by the coding sequence ATGGGAGCCCGCGCAATGATTGCTCACCCCTTCACAGGCAGATGCCTGCTGGTGACCGCGATGCTGATGGCCAGTGCCACAGCGTTCGCCGATACCGCGCAGCCGGTCAAGGCGCCGACCATCGCCAAAGAACTGCAACAGGCCAAGACCTACACCATCTCCAGCCCGCCGACCGCGCCGCTGGAAATGGCCAAGCCTGCCCTGCCGGACCTGTCGGGCTACACCGCCGCGGCGATGGAAAAGAAAATCGTCAGAACCAAGCCGGGCAAGATCAGCATCCGCCGCATGATGCAGGAAGACGCCCTGAAGGACTTCATCGGCGGCGACAACAAGATGGCCGAATGGGTGGTGCGCCAGCACGGCATTCCCCAGGCCATTTTTGTCGACGACGGCTACATGAACCTCAAGGACCTGCTGGGTAAAGTGCCCAAGCAGTACCTGAGCGAAACCTCGCCGGGCGTGTTCCTGGCCAAGCTGCCGATCGTGGTCGGGCGCAAGGGCATCCTGGAAATCGACAAGAAGACCCAGGAGCTGCGCCTGTCCCAGGAAGCCGGCTCGTTCCTGATCAACGACGGCCAACTGTTTGTGCGCGATACCAAGGTCACCGGCTGGAGCGAAAAAGCCAATGGCCCGGCGCTGTTCACGTCGCCCAAGGCGTTCCGCCCGTTCCTGCTGTCCTGGGGCGGCACCGAGACCTACATCTCCAACACCAAGATGGCCAGCTTCGGCTACGCCAACAGTAAGTCGTACGGGGTGAGTATTTCCCAATACACGCCGAACATGGCCAAGGTACTCAAGCGTCCTGAGCCGACCGGCTGGATCATCGACTCCGAGTTCTCGGACATGTGGTACGGCTTCTACTGCTACGAGACCACGGGCTTTGTGCTCAAAGGCAACACCTATAAAGACAACATCGTCTACGGCATTGACCCCCATGACCGTTCCCACGGCCTGATCATCGCGGACAACACCGTCTACGGCACCAAGAAGAAGCACGGCATCATCATTTCCCGGGAAGTGAACGACAGCTTCATCTTCAATAACCGCAGCTACGACAACAAGCTGTCGGGGCTGGTGATCGACCGTAACAGCGTGAACAACCTGATCGCCGACAACGAGATCTACCGCAACCACACCGACGGCATCACCCTCTATGAGAGCGGCGACAACCTGCTGTGGGGCAACAAGGTGATCAGCAACCGTCGTCACGGCATCCGGGTCCGTAACAGCGTGAACATCAAGCTGTACGAAAACACCTCGATGGCCAACGGCCTGACCGGCGTGTACGGCCACATCAAGGATTTGACCGACACCGACCGCGACATCGCCCTCGACCCGTTCGATGCCAAGGTCTCGCTGATCGTGGTCGGCGGTGAGCTGGCCGGTAACGGCAGCGGACCGCTGTCGATCGACTCGCCGTTGAGTATCGAGCTGTATCGCGTGTCGATGCTGGCGCCGACCAAATCCAGCGGCATCAGCTTCTCCGGCGTGCTGGGCGATCGTCAGGAAGAAATTCTCGACCTGCTGGTGCGCCAGCAGAAAGCCGTGCTGATCGACCCTGTCGAACGCCAGACCGAAATGCAGGACTGA
- a CDS encoding alginate export family protein, whose amino-acid sequence MKLNPFVQAGIGLTFALLWSCPTLAALTETKNFGMDVKITGQSEDDRDLGTQKGGDVNGIGLDLRPWIYGESGNWSAYAMGQAVASSDIIETDTLQQSADDENQQTTNDDRKTKKNYLAMREFWVGYSGFTPYPGEILKLGRQRLHNDDGQWRDTNIEALNWTFDTTLLKANVGAAERFSEYRTDLKELSPEDKDRQHFYADASYQWTPGQWIGLRGHHTHDDGKLDYPEPGVPTDSLDKRENGDLTWLGIEANSDAYNWRNTNTVNYWASVTGMQGNRDTVNALNADGTRPTNAKRSDDLNGWATDLGVRLRLDPQWQVGAAYSRASAEYEQNGLQSNRSNWTGTQSRVHRFGEAFRGEMNNMQSMSLFGSWQLREDYDASLVYHKFWRVDGNKPVGSNGIDAVQNNTDDVTGAILSSTSLPLEDGKKDLGQEMDLVVTKYFKTGLLPAGLSHSIDEPSTLVRLRAGVFKPGDAYGSQVDSYMHRAFVDVIWKF is encoded by the coding sequence ATGAAGCTCAATCCATTCGTGCAGGCCGGCATCGGCCTGACCTTTGCCCTGCTGTGGTCGTGCCCGACCCTGGCCGCACTGACTGAAACCAAGAATTTCGGCATGGACGTTAAAATCACCGGCCAGTCCGAAGACGACCGCGACCTGGGCACCCAGAAAGGCGGCGACGTCAACGGCATCGGCCTCGACCTGCGCCCGTGGATCTACGGCGAAAGCGGCAACTGGAGCGCCTATGCCATGGGCCAGGCGGTTGCTTCGAGCGACATTATCGAGACCGACACCCTGCAACAGTCGGCGGATGACGAAAACCAGCAAACCACCAACGACGACCGCAAGACCAAGAAAAACTACTTGGCCATGCGCGAATTCTGGGTCGGCTACAGCGGCTTCACGCCCTACCCTGGCGAGATCCTCAAGCTCGGTCGCCAACGCCTGCACAATGACGACGGCCAATGGCGCGACACCAATATCGAAGCGCTGAACTGGACCTTCGACACCACCTTGCTCAAGGCCAATGTCGGCGCAGCCGAACGCTTCAGCGAATACCGCACCGACCTCAAGGAACTGTCGCCCGAGGACAAGGACCGCCAGCACTTCTACGCCGACGCGTCCTACCAGTGGACGCCGGGGCAGTGGATCGGCCTGCGCGGTCACCATACCCATGACGACGGCAAGCTCGACTATCCCGAGCCGGGCGTGCCCACCGACTCGTTGGACAAGCGCGAAAACGGCGACCTGACCTGGCTTGGCATCGAAGCCAACAGCGACGCCTACAACTGGCGTAACACCAACACCGTCAACTACTGGGCCAGCGTCACCGGCATGCAGGGCAACCGCGACACGGTCAATGCCTTGAACGCCGACGGCACCCGCCCGACCAACGCCAAGCGCAGCGATGACCTGAATGGCTGGGCCACCGACCTGGGTGTGCGCCTGCGCCTTGACCCGCAGTGGCAAGTGGGCGCCGCCTATTCGCGTGCCAGTGCCGAATACGAGCAGAACGGCCTGCAAAGCAACCGTTCGAACTGGACCGGTACCCAGTCCCGCGTCCACCGTTTCGGCGAAGCATTCCGCGGCGAAATGAACAACATGCAGTCCATGAGCCTGTTCGGTTCCTGGCAGCTGCGCGAGGACTATGACGCCAGCCTGGTGTACCACAAGTTCTGGCGCGTCGACGGCAACAAGCCGGTCGGCAGCAACGGCATCGACGCCGTGCAGAACAACACCGATGACGTGACCGGCGCGATCCTGTCCAGCACGTCCCTGCCCCTGGAAGACGGCAAGAAAGACCTGGGCCAGGAGATGGACCTGGTGGTCACCAAGTACTTCAAGACCGGCCTGCTGCCGGCTGGGCTCAGCCATTCGATCGACGAACCGTCGACCCTGGTGCGCTTGCGTGCAGGTGTGTTCAAACCGGGCGACGCCTATGGCAGCCAAGTCGACTCGTACATGCATCGCGCCTTTGTCGACGTGATTTGGAAGTTCTGA
- the algK gene encoding alginate biosynthesis TPR repeat lipoprotein AlgK → MSALRTLPVPLALAIALAGCAGLPDQRLANEALKRGDTVTAQQNYQQLADLGYSEAQVGLADIQVGTRDPAQIKQAEATYRAAADTSPRAQARLGRLLVAKPGSTEAEHHEAEGLLKKAFANGEGNTLIPLAMLYLQYPHSFPNVNAQQQINKWQAAGYPEAGLAQVLLYRTQDTYDQHLDDVERICKAALNTTDICYVELATVYQKKAEPEKQAELLKQMEAGYSRGTVTAQRVDSVARVLGDATLGKTDEKTAQALLEKIAPGYPASWVSLAQLLYDFPELGDVDQMMKYLNNGRAADQPRAELLLGKLYYEGKWVPADAKAAEAHFEKAVGKEVAADYYLGQIYRRGYLGKVYSQKALDHLLTAARNGQNSADFAIAQLFSQGKGTKPDPLNAYVFSQLAKAQDTPEANELATQLEAPLTPEQRAEGQRLVQQELAARGTLAQSTLQLHALQEEDGEESL, encoded by the coding sequence ATGAGCGCCCTTCGAACCCTACCGGTGCCCCTGGCGCTGGCCATCGCCCTCGCCGGTTGCGCCGGCCTGCCCGACCAACGCCTGGCCAATGAAGCGCTCAAGCGTGGCGATACCGTCACCGCGCAGCAGAATTACCAGCAACTGGCAGACCTGGGTTACAGCGAGGCCCAGGTGGGCCTGGCCGACATCCAGGTAGGCACCCGCGATCCGGCGCAAATCAAACAGGCCGAAGCCACCTACCGCGCAGCGGCGGATACCTCGCCGCGTGCCCAGGCCCGTCTCGGTCGCCTGCTGGTGGCCAAGCCAGGCTCTACCGAGGCCGAACACCATGAAGCCGAAGGCCTGTTGAAAAAAGCCTTTGCCAATGGCGAAGGCAACACCCTGATCCCGCTGGCGATGCTGTACCTGCAATACCCGCACAGTTTCCCCAACGTGAATGCCCAGCAGCAGATCAACAAATGGCAGGCGGCCGGTTACCCGGAAGCCGGTCTGGCCCAGGTGCTGCTGTATCGCACCCAGGACACCTACGACCAGCACCTGGATGACGTAGAGCGCATCTGCAAAGCCGCGCTGAACACCACCGACATCTGCTACGTCGAACTGGCCACGGTCTACCAGAAAAAAGCCGAGCCGGAAAAACAAGCCGAGCTGCTCAAGCAAATGGAAGCCGGCTACAGCCGTGGCACCGTCACCGCACAGCGCGTCGACAGCGTCGCCCGCGTGCTGGGCGATGCAACCCTGGGCAAGACCGACGAGAAGACCGCCCAGGCCCTGCTGGAAAAAATCGCCCCCGGCTACCCCGCTTCCTGGGTCAGCCTGGCGCAACTGCTCTACGACTTCCCGGAACTGGGCGACGTCGACCAGATGATGAAGTACCTGAACAACGGCCGCGCCGCCGACCAGCCGCGCGCCGAGCTGTTGCTGGGCAAGCTCTACTACGAAGGCAAGTGGGTGCCGGCGGACGCCAAGGCGGCCGAAGCGCATTTCGAAAAAGCCGTAGGCAAGGAAGTGGCCGCCGATTACTACCTCGGCCAGATCTACCGCCGTGGCTACCTGGGCAAGGTGTACTCGCAAAAAGCCCTGGACCATTTGCTCACCGCCGCGCGTAACGGCCAGAACAGCGCCGACTTCGCCATCGCCCAATTGTTTTCCCAAGGCAAGGGCACCAAGCCCGACCCACTGAACGCCTATGTCTTCAGCCAGTTGGCTAAAGCCCAGGACACGCCAGAGGCCAATGAGTTGGCGACGCAGCTCGAAGCCCCGCTGACGCCGGAACAACGCGCCGAAGGCCAACGCCTGGTGCAACAGGAACTGGCCGCGCGCGGCACCCTGGCCCAAAGCACGCTGCAACTGCACGCCCTGCAAGAAGAAGACGGCGAGGAATCCCTATGA